A genome region from Clostridium pasteurianum includes the following:
- a CDS encoding YhcH/YjgK/YiaL family protein, which yields MIVDKLENANLYMDINGGFEKAFKFLKDNDLEKLEDGKYEIDSDKVFASVQTYVTKDEKDKKFESHKNYIDIQYIVKGKEFMGWIPLDKLNIKGAYSKEKDIAFYNDCKFYSKINVEDKSYCIFFPTDAHKPGCTFDKPTEIKKVVIKVKVK from the coding sequence ATGATTGTTGATAAATTAGAAAATGCAAATTTATATATGGATATTAATGGTGGATTTGAGAAGGCCTTTAAGTTTTTAAAGGATAATGATTTAGAAAAACTTGAAGACGGAAAATATGAGATTGATTCTGATAAAGTTTTCGCTTCGGTACAAACGTATGTTACTAAAGATGAAAAGGATAAAAAGTTTGAATCTCATAAAAATTACATAGATATTCAATATATCGTTAAAGGAAAAGAATTTATGGGATGGATACCATTGGATAAATTAAATATCAAAGGAGCATATTCAAAAGAAAAAGATATAGCTTTTTATAATGATTGTAAATTTTATTCAAAAATAAATGTAGAGGATAAAAGTTATTGTATATTTTTCCCTACAGATGCTCATAAGCCAGGCTGTACTTTTGACAAGCCTACAGAGATAAAAAAGGTGGTTATAAAAGTTAAAGTGAAGTAA
- a CDS encoding response regulator transcription factor, with the protein MRNPKILIIEDDEAINTMISKALSKEGFDIKNAFDGEEALNVWHNDDFKLIILDLMLPKINGTEILRRIRQKSTIPILILSAKAEESDKIIGLGLGADDYLVKPFSVAELIARVKAQLRRFMYYDSNDSNEKASILEHGNLKLNLENYTLIKNDKTIDLRPKEFEILKLLFENPNKVFTKAQIFSSVWGEEYMGDDNTVMVHIKRLRNKIEDDNSTSKYIETVWGIGYRLGKLQ; encoded by the coding sequence ATGCGAAATCCAAAAATACTTATAATTGAGGATGATGAAGCTATAAATACTATGATTAGTAAAGCCCTTTCAAAAGAAGGCTTTGATATAAAAAATGCTTTTGATGGTGAAGAAGCTTTAAATGTTTGGCACAACGATGATTTTAAGCTCATTATACTTGATTTGATGCTTCCTAAAATTAACGGCACTGAAATACTTCGAAGGATACGTCAAAAAAGTACTATCCCTATTTTAATTTTATCTGCAAAAGCTGAAGAAAGCGATAAAATTATAGGACTTGGCCTTGGTGCTGATGATTATCTAGTAAAACCTTTTTCTGTAGCTGAACTTATTGCAAGAGTAAAAGCTCAACTTAGAAGATTTATGTACTATGATTCAAATGATAGTAATGAAAAAGCTTCCATTCTTGAACATGGTAATTTAAAATTAAATTTAGAAAACTACACTTTAATTAAAAACGATAAGACTATAGATCTTAGACCAAAAGAATTTGAAATACTAAAATTACTTTTTGAAAATCCAAACAAAGTATTCACTAAAGCTCAAATTTTCAGCTCCGTATGGGGAGAAGAATACATGGGTGATGACAATACAGTAATGGTACATATAAAGCGTCTCAGAAATAAAATAGAAGATGATAACTCTACCTCCAAATATATTGAAACCGTATGGGGAATAGGTTATAGGCTAGGTAAACTACAATGA
- a CDS encoding sensor histidine kinase, with product MMYSFLIVIIFILTAIIVFQNIKINKISNSLTEIIIGNFNERIKFHDYNKSVKNLIINLNRLIDKFQEIVSVNKQYEDNRKKMISNISHDLRTPLTSMLGYVEMLQTDKSLSSNEKKEYLDVIETKGEVLRRLIDEFFSLSKIDSDDIKFEVKKIDIAEITRQCLLSFLKDFDAREITPIIEIPEKKLYIDADEKSINRILQNIISNSLKYGSSGKVIGINLKENRDNVTIEIWDKGKGIKKEDLPYIFERLYTGEESRNSNLKGNGIGLTIVKKLVERHNGKIEVESLPYKKTAFKITFPKKLRKM from the coding sequence ATGATGTACTCTTTTTTAATTGTTATTATCTTCATTCTAACTGCAATAATTGTATTTCAAAATATTAAAATAAATAAAATTTCAAATTCTTTAACGGAAATAATAATTGGAAACTTTAACGAAAGAATAAAATTTCACGACTACAATAAATCGGTCAAAAATCTAATTATAAATTTAAATCGTCTTATTGATAAGTTTCAAGAAATTGTGTCTGTAAACAAGCAGTACGAGGATAATAGAAAAAAAATGATATCAAATATATCACATGACCTTAGAACTCCTCTTACTTCAATGCTCGGTTATGTTGAAATGCTTCAAACTGATAAATCTCTAAGTTCAAATGAGAAAAAGGAATATCTTGATGTTATTGAAACCAAAGGTGAAGTTTTGAGAAGATTAATCGATGAGTTCTTTAGCCTTTCAAAAATAGACTCCGATGATATAAAATTTGAAGTTAAAAAAATAGATATAGCCGAAATTACAAGGCAGTGCCTTCTTTCTTTTTTAAAGGACTTTGATGCTAGAGAAATAACTCCTATAATTGAAATTCCAGAAAAAAAATTATACATTGATGCAGACGAAAAGTCAATAAATAGAATACTTCAAAATATAATAAGCAATAGCTTAAAATACGGCAGCAGCGGAAAAGTTATTGGAATAAATTTAAAAGAAAACAGAGACAACGTAACAATAGAGATATGGGATAAAGGTAAAGGAATTAAAAAAGAAGACTTACCTTATATTTTTGAAAGGCTGTACACTGGTGAAGAATCCCGAAATAGTAATTTAAAAGGCAATGGCATAGGCCTAACCATAGTAAAAAAACTTGTAGAAAGACATAATGGAAAAATAGAGGTAGAAAGTCTTCCTTATAAAAAGACAGCTTTTAAAATAACCTTTCCAAAAAAATTAAGAAAAATGTAA
- a CDS encoding ABC transporter ATP-binding protein: MESIIETYNLTKTYKNIKVVDDLNLNIKRGQIYGFLGQNGAGKTTTLRMILNLIKPSNGEVKLFGEVNPSREVFKKIGAIIEYPGFYPNLTGEENLEIHRRMMEIENKEYIKDALETAGLDLSAIKNKKVKNYSLGMKQRLGLARALLHKPELLILDEPTNGLDPIGIKTMRDTLIDLCNKRGLTILISSHLLSEIEHLATEIAIIHKGRLLEEIDYKELQRKNRKYLKIKVSDDKKTCFLLENKLNFKDYEVTEKNIIRIYGMLDKSAVISKILAENNIELYEMSVSLDNLEDHFVKLTGGAVNA, from the coding sequence ATGGAATCAATAATTGAAACATACAATCTTACAAAAACTTACAAGAATATAAAAGTAGTAGACGACTTAAATTTGAACATAAAAAGAGGACAAATTTATGGATTTTTAGGGCAAAATGGTGCTGGTAAAACAACAACACTTCGTATGATTTTAAATCTTATAAAACCATCAAATGGAGAAGTAAAACTATTTGGAGAAGTTAATCCTTCTAGAGAGGTGTTCAAAAAGATTGGAGCAATAATAGAATATCCTGGTTTTTATCCAAACCTTACTGGAGAAGAAAATCTTGAAATTCACAGAAGAATGATGGAAATAGAAAATAAAGAATACATTAAAGATGCCTTAGAAACTGCTGGTTTAGACCTTAGCGCAATAAAAAATAAAAAGGTCAAAAATTACTCACTTGGAATGAAGCAAAGATTAGGTCTTGCACGAGCTCTTCTTCACAAGCCTGAACTCCTTATTCTTGATGAACCTACTAACGGCTTAGACCCAATCGGAATCAAAACTATGAGGGATACCCTTATTGATTTATGCAATAAAAGAGGCCTAACAATACTAATATCAAGCCATCTATTAAGCGAAATAGAACATCTTGCAACTGAAATAGCAATTATACACAAAGGTCGTCTACTTGAGGAAATAGATTATAAAGAGCTTCAAAGGAAAAATAGAAAATACCTAAAAATAAAAGTAAGTGATGATAAAAAAACCTGCTTCCTTCTTGAAAATAAACTTAATTTTAAAGATTATGAAGTTACTGAAAAAAACATTATAAGAATTTACGGAATGCTAGACAAAAGCGCTGTTATTTCTAAAATATTAGCTGAAAATAATATAGAATTATATGAAATGTCTGTTAGTTTAGATAACCTTGAAGATCATTTTGTAAAGCTAACAGGAGGTGCTGTAAATGCCTAA
- a CDS encoding ABC transporter permease, with amino-acid sequence MPNAVYCEFLKLKKSKFYLFLLIITCFLPITSCSNFLGTNRTIHWTSYIFQAWQFTPGFLSIPVSTLIVSYIFTKEFHFKTMSTLFCYPLSKTKVFFSKLMASGILIAFYILFQFLLVILMGLLLKHDELTSQIFFTYLKINLYELFCIYAILPIGLLISLISKNFIVPVGYSFIISLANMYIAIYILKLKTNSTGSFLYNNQNYFVAYYPTLVFQNCVKSVKTVMNISLNSVPMQTSSILIALITFAIGIILCLLYYSKCEIK; translated from the coding sequence ATGCCTAATGCTGTTTACTGCGAATTCCTTAAATTAAAAAAATCTAAATTTTATTTATTTTTGCTAATAATTACATGCTTTTTGCCTATAACTTCATGCTCTAATTTTTTAGGAACTAACCGTACAATACACTGGACTAGCTATATTTTTCAAGCCTGGCAGTTTACTCCTGGATTTTTGAGTATTCCAGTATCCACCTTAATTGTTTCTTATATATTCACAAAAGAATTTCATTTTAAAACAATGTCCACTTTATTTTGCTATCCACTGAGTAAAACCAAAGTATTTTTTTCAAAATTAATGGCTTCGGGTATTTTAATAGCTTTCTATATACTCTTTCAATTTTTGTTAGTCATTTTAATGGGACTTTTATTAAAACATGATGAACTTACAAGTCAAATTTTCTTTACCTACTTAAAAATAAATTTATATGAATTATTTTGCATATATGCAATTTTGCCAATTGGACTCCTAATTTCACTAATTTCCAAAAATTTTATAGTGCCTGTAGGTTATAGTTTTATAATTTCCTTAGCTAATATGTATATTGCCATTTATATATTAAAATTAAAAACAAACTCTACTGGAAGTTTTTTGTATAACAATCAGAATTACTTTGTAGCCTATTATCCAACGCTAGTATTTCAAAATTGTGTTAAATCTGTAAAAACAGTTATGAATATAAGTTTAAATTCCGTACCAATGCAAACTTCAAGTATACTTATAGCTTTGATAACTTTTGCTATAGGAATTATTTTATGTTTACTATATTACTCCAAATGCGAAATAAAATAA
- a CDS encoding ABC transporter permease gives MYNVIYCEFLKIKKSHFYLSLILIVSILPIGLNLLATNGSSLKNSVNYIFLIEKASFNFLTIPLSTLIAAYIFTREFSLKTMSNLFCYPASKLKIFFSKLVFILLLTASLIFFQLFFALLLGSVFNHAELTKNLLLVYLKLNLYHILCLYAILPIAILIALLCKNSIIPFIYSAVVCICNSYMSVFIPMANKNTLGYAFKNNCDYIPIYFPIKILSNFFNQTKDKILIIPNAVPLHNISIFIDLILFIMGTLLCFVYYNFQDIY, from the coding sequence ATGTATAATGTCATCTATTGTGAATTCTTAAAAATAAAAAAATCTCATTTTTATTTGTCTTTAATTTTGATAGTATCCATTTTACCAATAGGCTTAAATCTTTTGGCAACCAACGGAAGTTCCTTAAAAAATAGTGTTAATTATATCTTTCTAATAGAAAAAGCATCCTTTAATTTTCTAACTATTCCACTATCCACACTAATTGCTGCTTATATATTTACAAGAGAATTTTCTTTAAAGACAATGTCTAATTTATTTTGCTATCCAGCTAGTAAGCTAAAGATATTTTTTTCAAAATTAGTGTTCATATTACTTTTAACAGCTAGCTTAATATTCTTTCAGCTTTTTTTTGCACTTTTACTCGGCAGCGTGTTTAATCACGCCGAGCTTACAAAGAACCTTCTGCTTGTATACTTAAAATTGAACTTATATCATATATTGTGCCTATATGCAATTTTGCCTATTGCAATTTTAATAGCTCTACTTTGTAAAAACTCAATAATACCATTTATCTACAGTGCTGTAGTTTGTATCTGCAATTCATACATGTCAGTTTTTATACCCATGGCAAACAAAAATACTTTAGGCTATGCATTTAAAAACAATTGTGATTACATTCCAATATATTTTCCTATTAAAATACTTTCTAATTTCTTTAATCAGACAAAAGATAAGATACTAATTATACCAAATGCTGTCCCGTTACATAATATAAGCATATTTATAGATTTAATATTATTTATAATGGGTACCCTCTTATGTTTTGTATATTACAATTTTCAAGATATATATTAA
- a CDS encoding DUF4339 domain-containing protein: MDNNIGNIYELCGKTSMKRYYYKDSIPEKKIINAKKAYPLPDSEKIIALCDSTISGNGKNGLVICESGVFLKNMTQKVRHVTWDDFITRTIAIQNSAICVGEFRFFVNNGPKDQICDFLQDIQKVLIEENKNKVITNEKIKQLCKLCEKVSMKYYCSSIKISSEKITNVRKNYCIPDSEKIIALFDEGKSEEKVGCGIAICQGGLYIKNTLLRAVHISWENFIRNKLEIKGTALIIGGFNFISTIVVRSELPQFMQKIQNLLLEDEDSTEKNTNASTSEDNITTNKINDIEPKWKIAINGKQCGTFDKKTLKCKINSGELKIQDCYAWKFGMSDWIPLLQIQELKDLIDESFFNVPPLPNEINNMNYKSEVEDEKIDINNCSLDDLLNLDCMNLKNSKLILDKRKGGMVFNSVEDVEQLLQLKPHQVEEIREKLSFNKNDFNLEYNNGKKESHSRLIDY; the protein is encoded by the coding sequence ATGGATAATAATATTGGCAATATATATGAGTTATGTGGAAAAACATCGATGAAGCGATATTATTATAAAGATAGTATTCCTGAGAAAAAGATTATAAATGCAAAGAAAGCGTATCCTTTACCTGATTCAGAGAAGATTATAGCTTTATGTGATAGTACGATTTCTGGAAATGGTAAAAATGGTTTGGTTATTTGTGAGAGTGGTGTTTTTTTAAAGAATATGACTCAAAAGGTTAGGCATGTTACATGGGATGATTTTATTACAAGAACAATAGCAATACAGAACAGTGCTATTTGCGTTGGTGAGTTTAGGTTTTTTGTTAATAATGGACCCAAGGATCAAATATGTGATTTTTTACAGGACATTCAAAAAGTTTTAATTGAAGAGAACAAAAATAAGGTAATTACAAATGAAAAAATCAAGCAATTATGTAAGCTGTGTGAAAAAGTTTCAATGAAATATTATTGTAGTAGTATAAAGATTTCTTCTGAAAAAATAACGAATGTTAGGAAAAATTATTGTATACCAGATTCGGAAAAGATTATAGCTTTATTTGACGAAGGTAAATCTGAGGAGAAGGTAGGGTGTGGTATTGCTATTTGTCAGGGAGGTCTCTATATTAAAAATACACTTTTGAGGGCTGTGCATATTTCATGGGAAAATTTTATTAGGAATAAACTAGAGATAAAAGGAACTGCACTAATAATAGGTGGGTTTAACTTTATTAGTACTATTGTAGTGAGAAGTGAATTGCCACAATTTATGCAGAAAATTCAAAATCTTTTATTGGAGGATGAAGATAGTACAGAGAAAAATACTAATGCAAGTACATCAGAGGACAATATTACCACTAATAAAATTAATGATATAGAGCCAAAATGGAAAATTGCTATAAATGGTAAGCAGTGTGGAACTTTTGATAAGAAAACTTTAAAGTGCAAAATTAATTCAGGTGAACTTAAAATTCAAGATTGTTATGCATGGAAATTTGGCATGAGTGATTGGATACCTCTTTTACAAATACAAGAACTGAAAGATTTAATTGACGAATCATTTTTTAATGTACCGCCATTACCAAATGAAATTAATAATATGAATTATAAAAGTGAAGTGGAAGACGAGAAGATTGATATTAATAATTGCAGCTTAGATGATCTTCTTAATCTTGATTGTATGAATTTAAAGAATTCAAAACTTATACTTGATAAGAGAAAAGGTGGAATGGTATTTAATAGTGTCGAAGATGTTGAACAACTTTTACAATTAAAACCTCATCAAGTAGAAGAGATAAGAGAGAAGCTTAGTTTTAATAAGAATGATTTTAATTTAGAATATAATAATGGTAAAAAAGAGTCTCACTCAAGATTAATAGATTATTAA
- a CDS encoding DUF4339 domain-containing protein — MNTIDEIDNLCKNAIFIKCAYKTLIPSKKLEAAISNYSIPKSEEVIYLYDNTSLQNGKRGVAICSSGIYIKDISLNYIPWERFSKVSIEFRDKSLIKSSKFEIDGCNIYLDDNTMPLKEFAQLFMDIQNVLKGKEYTSERKLDINLSMSEKIDKLCKALSIEAKYIYKDSIEKYFFEEAKEKYSMKDSDEIIALYDTSLLKYGANGFIICSSGIYFKNFREKAKYISWQVLAKSELKGSEDNVLVGTYKFCPNPGCSPAILQLLKNIKEISLESQDCIEDSNELSEGNKTMNVIDKLNHLCEDALISNYCYKTMISTNKMMKVKKSYPIPDSEKIIALYDSSLFNNGKRGVAISENGIYIKNVWESVKYISWNNFIKCKIKLNGTDEILIGESSLMIYDEVENQLLEFLKQVQEIFLGKQDKKIEHTAEKMEQKSDDDKVYLDKNQTENKNGGSTESNIKVESKDEWRIAVDGKQYGTFDSKSLKSRINSGELKVENCYAWRPGMSEWMPFLQIEELKSLISNSGFEAPPLPDEINMSSQNDKKTDKIDINNCSLDDLLNLDCMNLKNSKLILDKRKDGMVFNSVEDVGQLLQLKPHQVEEIREKLSFNKNDFNLEYNNGKKESHSRLIDY; from the coding sequence ATGAACACAATTGATGAAATAGATAATTTGTGCAAAAATGCAATTTTTATAAAGTGTGCATATAAAACTTTAATACCATCTAAGAAGTTAGAAGCCGCTATATCAAATTATAGTATACCAAAATCAGAAGAAGTTATATATTTATATGATAATACATCACTTCAAAACGGAAAAAGGGGAGTGGCTATTTGTTCAAGTGGAATTTATATTAAGGATATATCTCTTAATTATATTCCATGGGAAAGGTTTTCTAAAGTTTCAATTGAATTTAGGGACAAAAGTTTAATAAAATCATCCAAATTTGAAATTGATGGTTGTAATATTTATTTAGATGATAATACTATGCCATTAAAAGAGTTTGCTCAATTATTTATGGATATTCAGAATGTTTTAAAGGGCAAAGAATATACGTCAGAAAGAAAACTAGATATAAATTTAAGTATGAGTGAAAAGATAGATAAATTATGCAAAGCATTATCAATTGAGGCAAAATATATTTATAAAGACTCTATTGAGAAATATTTTTTTGAAGAAGCTAAAGAAAAGTATTCAATGAAGGATTCGGATGAAATTATAGCTCTATATGATACTTCCTTGCTTAAATATGGAGCAAATGGTTTTATTATTTGCAGCAGTGGAATTTATTTTAAAAACTTTAGGGAAAAAGCGAAATATATTTCATGGCAGGTTTTAGCTAAAAGTGAGCTAAAAGGAAGTGAAGATAATGTATTAGTAGGGACTTATAAGTTTTGTCCTAATCCAGGGTGCTCTCCCGCTATATTGCAGCTTCTAAAAAATATTAAGGAAATTTCATTAGAATCACAAGATTGCATTGAAGATAGTAATGAATTATCTGAAGGCAATAAGACAATGAATGTAATTGACAAATTGAATCATTTGTGCGAAGATGCACTAATATCAAATTACTGTTATAAGACTATGATTTCTACAAATAAAATGATGAAGGTAAAAAAGTCTTATCCTATACCTGATTCAGAGAAAATTATAGCTTTATATGATAGTAGTTTGTTTAATAATGGAAAAAGAGGTGTTGCCATTAGCGAAAATGGAATATACATAAAAAATGTTTGGGAAAGTGTTAAGTACATTTCATGGAATAATTTTATTAAATGCAAAATTAAATTGAATGGCACTGATGAAATACTTATAGGTGAATCCAGTCTTATGATATACGATGAAGTAGAAAATCAATTGCTAGAATTTTTAAAGCAAGTACAGGAGATTTTTTTAGGTAAGCAAGATAAGAAGATTGAGCATACGGCAGAAAAAATGGAACAAAAATCGGATGATGATAAAGTTTATTTAGATAAAAATCAAACAGAAAATAAAAATGGCGGTAGTACTGAGTCTAATATTAAGGTGGAGTCTAAAGATGAATGGAGAATTGCGGTAGATGGTAAACAGTATGGAACATTTGATAGTAAATCTTTAAAGTCAAGAATTAATTCCGGTGAATTAAAGGTAGAAAATTGTTACGCATGGAGACCTGGAATGAGTGAATGGATGCCGTTTTTACAAATAGAAGAACTAAAGAGCTTAATTAGCAACTCAGGTTTTGAAGCACCACCACTGCCAGATGAAATTAATATGAGTTCTCAAAATGACAAGAAAACTGATAAAATTGATATTAATAATTGCAGCTTAGATGATCTTCTTAATCTTGATTGTATGAATTTAAAGAATTCAAAACTTATACTTGATAAGCGAAAAGATGGAATGGTATTTAATAGTGTAGAAGATGTTGGACAACTTTTACAATTAAAACCTCATCAAGTAGAAGAGATAAGAGAGAAGCTTAGTTTTAATAAGAATGATTTTAATTTAGAATATAATAATGGTAAAAAAGAGTCTCACTCAAGATTAATAGATTATTGA